The following coding sequences lie in one Spinacia oleracea cultivar Varoflay chromosome 1, BTI_SOV_V1, whole genome shotgun sequence genomic window:
- the LOC110777315 gene encoding transcription factor HY5, giving the protein MQEQATTSATSAAANSLPSSSERSSGSALQFDIKEGMESDDEIRRVPEMGGEPGVNSASGRDTGSAAGPDRVQASGQSQRKRGRSPADKESKRLKRLLRNRVSAQQARERKKAYLSDLETRVKDLENKNSELEERLSTLQNENQMLRHILKNTTSGRRGGGSNGDAS; this is encoded by the exons ATGCAAGAACAAGCTACAACAAGTGCTACTTCTGCTGCTGCAAACTCTTTGCCTTCTAGCAGTGAGAGATCTTCTGGTTCTGCCCTTCAATTTGATATAAAAGAAG GGATGGAGAGTGATGATGAAATCCGGAGAGTACCGGAGATGGGAGGTGAACCAGGAGTAAATTCCGCTTCCGGCCGCGACACTGGATCTGCGGCTGGTCCTGACCGTGTTCAAGCATCAGGACAGAGCCAAAGGAAAAGGGGTAGAAGCCCTGCTGACAAAGAAAGCAAACGTTTGAAGAG GTTGTTGAGGAATAGAGTATCAGCTCAACAagcaagagagagaaagaaggcaTATTTGAGTGATTTGGAGACAAGAGTTAAAGACTTGGAGAACAAAAACTCTGAGTTGGAGGAAAGACTTTCTACTCTTCAAAATGAGAATCAGATGCTTAGACAT ATACTGAAGAACACAACGTCAGGTCGCAGAGGAGGTGGTTCTAATGGTGATGCATCCTAA
- the LOC110780949 gene encoding protein OVEREXPRESSOR OF CATIONIC PEROXIDASE 3: MSFTIHNNSSSVTLSSLPSSSSSQFHTKYIFSRNPKTSFLSLPRVPISHSVLCLARRRSNSGRPATASSKKNKGRKKEDSNKGDDLDGDAFEALFKLLEEDLKQDEELLGDGDDEISEEELALLERELEEALAEDENMSALLSLTAKDAVEGKGAEEETKNEVGEDGVGVGVDDDDDDDDDEEEEEEEEEPVQLKGWQLRRLAQALKVGRRKTSIKNLAAELGLDRAVVLELLREPPLNLLMMSAALPDKPEPAVMIPGAADVSSVPSEVIADSAESDVSSVSFEVIADAEEPEPVVKTPIHTLQDSWSSQKRLKKVQVETLENVYKRTKRPTNAMVSSIVHVTNLPRRRVVKWFEDKRADEGVPADPAQQRPYRRSSSESVFAQ; this comes from the exons ATGAGCTTCACAATACACAACAATTCTTCCTCCGTTACTCTTTCAAGCTTaccttcatcttcttcctctcaATTCCACACCAAATACATATTCTCTCGCAACCCCAAAacatcttttctctctcttccacgTGTCCCTATCTCCCACTCCGTCCTATGCCTCGCCCGCCGTCGCAGCAACTCCGGCCGCCCCGCCACCGCCTCTTCCAAGAAAAATAAG GGCCGCAAGAAAGAGGACTCTAATAAAGGTGATGACTTGGATGGTGATGCTTTCGAGGCTCTATTTAAGCTACTTGAAGAAGATCTCAAGCAAGATGAGGAGTTGTTAGGTGATGGCGATGATGAGATTTCTGAAGAAGAGCTTGCCCTGCTCGAACGTGAGTTAGAAGAAGCACTAGCAgaagatgaaaatatgtcagcGCTGTTGAGTCTGACTGCAAAGGATGCCGTAGAAGGAAAAGGTGCTGAAGAAGAAACGAAAAATGAAGTTGGAGAAgatggtgttggtgttggtgttgatgatgatgatgatgatgatgatgatgaagaggaagaggaagaggaagaagaacCAGTACAACTGAAAGGTTGGCAACTTCGGCGATTAGCACAAGCACTGAAGGTTGGCCGCCGTAAAACTAGT ATAAAAAATCTCGCAGCTGAGTTAGGTCTTGATAGAGCTGTTGTTCTCGAATTGCTGCGAGAGCCACCGCTGAATCTGTTAATGATGAGTGCTGCTTTGCCTGATAAACCAGAGCCTGCTGTCATGATTCCTGGTGCTGCAGACGTATCATCTGTTCCTTCTGAGGTGATTGCTGATTCTGCAGAATCAGACGTGTCATCTGTTTCTTTCGAGGTGATTGCTGATGCTGAAGAACCTGAACCTGTGGTCAAAACCCCCATCCATACCCTGCAAGACAGCTGGTCTTCACAAAAGAGATTGAAGAAAGTGCAAGTTGAAACTCTAGAAAATGTCTACAAGCGTACTAAGCGTCCCACG AACGCAATGGTTAGCAGCATAGTCCATGTGACAAACCTTCCTCGCAGGAGAGTTGTGAAATGGTTTGAAGACAAACGTGCTGATGAAGGAGTGCCTGCAGATCCTGCACAGCAACGCCCTTATCGAAGATCGTCTTCTGAATCTGTGtttgcacaataa